Proteins encoded by one window of Salicibibacter halophilus:
- the accD gene encoding acetyl-CoA carboxylase, carboxyltransferase subunit beta has protein sequence MFKDLFSKKRKYAPIPSERTQPTKMNDGVMTKCPGCKTIMYSRELKKDLNLCSECGHHFRMTAYERVDCVVDDKTFREMDAGMLSGNPLNFPEYEEKLTKDQEKTGLNEAVVTGEGSIKGYPVVIGVMDSRFRMGSMGAVVGEKISRAILQAEKNGVPFIMFSASGGARMQEGVVSLMQMAKTSVALERLHQAKIPFVSIMTHPTTGGVSASFASLGDYNFAEPGALIGFAGRRVIEQTIREELPNDFQTAEFLLEHGQLDQVVHRSETKGVLAKILKIHAWEKKEINNESKSSI, from the coding sequence TTGTTTAAGGATTTATTTTCAAAAAAAAGAAAGTATGCACCGATTCCTTCGGAACGAACGCAGCCTACAAAAATGAATGATGGTGTGATGACGAAATGTCCCGGCTGTAAAACAATCATGTACTCCCGTGAACTGAAGAAGGACTTGAATTTATGCAGCGAATGCGGGCATCACTTTCGCATGACCGCTTATGAGCGCGTCGATTGCGTCGTTGACGACAAAACATTTCGGGAAATGGACGCGGGAATGCTTTCCGGAAACCCCTTGAATTTCCCGGAGTATGAGGAGAAATTAACGAAAGACCAAGAAAAAACAGGGTTGAATGAAGCGGTTGTCACCGGAGAAGGAAGCATCAAAGGGTATCCGGTCGTCATTGGCGTCATGGATTCCCGATTCAGAATGGGGAGCATGGGTGCTGTCGTCGGAGAAAAGATTTCCCGCGCCATCTTGCAAGCGGAAAAAAACGGCGTACCGTTCATCATGTTCAGTGCCTCAGGCGGGGCGCGAATGCAGGAGGGCGTCGTAAGCTTGATGCAAATGGCGAAAACGAGCGTGGCCTTGGAACGGTTGCATCAAGCGAAAATTCCTTTCGTATCCATCATGACTCACCCGACAACCGGCGGTGTTTCCGCCAGCTTCGCGTCATTGGGAGATTACAATTTTGCAGAACCGGGAGCGCTCATCGGTTTTGCAGGAAGAAGAGTCATCGAACAGACGATACGCGAAGAACTCCCCAATGATTTTCAAACCGCAGAATTTTTATTGGAGCATGGGCAGTTGGACCAGGTCGTCCATCGTTCGGAAACGAAGGGTGTACTTGCAAAAATCCTGAAAATCCATGCGTGGGAAAAGAAGGAGATTAACAATGAGTCAAAATCTTCCATTTGA
- a CDS encoding NAD(P)-dependent malic enzyme, which yields MKQGKLESKSKIPVRNSRDLSLAYSPGVAEPCKEIYEDPEKVFDYTMKSNMVAVVSNGSAVLGLGNIGASASLPVMEGKAVLFKSFAGVDAFPICLNESDNEKIIETVKMMEPSFGGVNLEDIAAPDCFIIEDRLKEETNIPIFHDDQHGTAIVTVAGLINALKVAGKDLSEAKIVMNGAGAAGIAVIKLLMNMGVEEIIMCDSRGAIYEGRAEGMNEVKEKVAKVTNLERKEGELKDIIHGADVFIGVSVEGALTKEMVQTMDDHPVIFAMANPTPEIMPDVAKEAGAIVIGTGRSDYPNQVNNVLAFPGIFRGALDVNATHINEEMKRAAVYAIAKLISADELSSDYVIPAPFDPRVAPAVAAAVASAAMETGVARKTADPEEIAERTRKEALIEE from the coding sequence ATGAAACAAGGAAAACTTGAATCCAAGTCAAAAATTCCAGTTCGTAACAGCCGCGACCTAAGCCTTGCCTATTCGCCGGGGGTGGCCGAACCGTGTAAAGAAATTTATGAAGACCCGGAAAAAGTCTTTGACTACACGATGAAAAGCAATATGGTTGCTGTCGTGTCAAACGGGAGCGCCGTTTTAGGCCTAGGAAATATCGGGGCATCTGCTTCTCTCCCTGTCATGGAAGGAAAAGCGGTTTTATTCAAATCATTCGCCGGCGTTGACGCTTTTCCGATCTGCCTGAATGAGTCGGACAACGAGAAAATTATTGAAACCGTCAAGATGATGGAGCCGTCTTTTGGCGGCGTCAACCTCGAAGATATTGCAGCTCCGGACTGCTTTATTATTGAAGACCGCTTGAAAGAAGAAACGAATATCCCCATTTTTCATGATGATCAGCATGGGACGGCAATTGTTACCGTTGCCGGACTGATCAACGCTTTAAAAGTGGCGGGCAAGGATCTGTCAGAGGCCAAAATTGTCATGAATGGCGCGGGCGCAGCGGGAATAGCCGTGATCAAGCTGCTCATGAACATGGGAGTGGAAGAAATTATCATGTGTGACTCCCGTGGTGCGATATATGAAGGAAGAGCCGAGGGCATGAATGAAGTGAAGGAAAAAGTGGCGAAAGTGACCAACCTTGAAAGGAAAGAGGGAGAGTTAAAGGATATCATTCATGGTGCGGACGTTTTTATCGGCGTTTCCGTCGAAGGGGCACTGACGAAAGAAATGGTCCAGACGATGGATGACCATCCGGTCATTTTTGCAATGGCAAACCCGACACCTGAAATTATGCCTGATGTTGCGAAAGAAGCCGGAGCTATCGTGATTGGGACCGGCCGTTCGGATTATCCCAACCAGGTAAACAATGTGCTCGCTTTTCCGGGGATCTTTAGAGGCGCTTTGGATGTCAATGCCACTCATATCAATGAGGAGATGAAACGGGCTGCCGTTTATGCCATCGCAAAACTCATCAGTGCCGATGAATTATCATCGGATTATGTGATTCCGGCACCATTTGATCCTCGTGTCGCTCCGGCGGTAGCGGCCGCGGTGGCGAGCGCTGCTATGGAAACAGGCGTGGCAAGAAAAACTGCCGACCCCGAAGAAATTGCTGAGCGAACGCGCAAAGAAGCTTTGATTGAAGAGTAA
- the accA gene encoding acetyl-CoA carboxylase carboxyl transferase subunit alpha, with protein MSQNLPFEKPVVELQNKINELKNFTENKDINLEAEIQHLEERLQELEVQIYDELSPWERVQIARHAERPTTLDYIDYLFADFLELHGDRLYGDDEAIISGIATYKGRPVTVIGHQRGRNTKENIRRNFGSPHPEGYRKALRMMKQAEKFNRPIICFIDTKGAFPGKASEERGISEAIARNLLEMAGFGVPSIGIVIGEGGSGGALALGVCNHMYMLANATYSVISPEGAATILWKDASEAQRAAETMRITAPDLEEFGIIDGIIPEVRGGAHYDIVKQAGFIERTLDNSLAKLSHLSPEELQHQRFEKFNKIGKTDE; from the coding sequence ATGAGTCAAAATCTTCCATTTGAAAAACCGGTGGTCGAGCTTCAAAATAAAATCAATGAATTAAAAAATTTTACCGAGAATAAAGACATTAATTTGGAAGCAGAGATTCAGCACTTGGAAGAACGATTGCAGGAACTTGAGGTTCAAATCTATGATGAATTAAGCCCATGGGAGCGTGTGCAGATCGCGCGCCATGCGGAACGTCCAACAACGTTGGACTATATTGATTATTTGTTTGCAGATTTTCTGGAATTGCACGGAGACCGTCTCTATGGGGACGACGAAGCGATCATATCAGGCATCGCCACATACAAAGGGCGCCCGGTGACCGTGATAGGGCATCAGCGGGGGCGGAATACGAAGGAAAACATACGCCGTAACTTTGGAAGCCCTCATCCTGAAGGATACCGCAAAGCTTTACGCATGATGAAGCAGGCAGAAAAATTCAACCGTCCGATTATTTGTTTTATTGATACGAAAGGTGCGTTTCCGGGAAAAGCTTCAGAAGAGAGAGGGATAAGCGAGGCCATTGCACGAAATCTGTTGGAAATGGCCGGTTTTGGTGTGCCCTCCATCGGCATCGTGATCGGAGAAGGCGGCAGCGGAGGCGCGCTTGCGTTGGGCGTTTGCAACCATATGTATATGCTGGCAAACGCTACGTATTCCGTAATATCGCCGGAAGGTGCTGCCACTATCCTTTGGAAAGATGCATCCGAAGCGCAGAGAGCGGCGGAAACGATGCGTATTACCGCGCCTGACCTTGAGGAATTCGGCATTATTGACGGCATTATTCCGGAGGTGCGTGGAGGTGCGCATTATGACATTGTAAAACAAGCCGGCTTTATCGAGCGAACCTTGGACAACAGCTTAGCCAAGCTTTCTCACTTGTCGCCGGAGGAATTGCAGCACCAGCGATTCGAGAAATTCAATAAGATCGGAAAAACAGATGAGTAA
- the pfkA gene encoding 6-phosphofructokinase — MRNIGILTSGGDSPGMNAAIRAVVRKAIYHDVRAWGINYGFSGLLNNDIHPLEIGDVGDIIHRGGTMLYTARCEEFKTKEGQEKAVRHLRDAGMDALVVIGGDGSFQGAQVLNDLGFPTIGVPATIDNDVPGTDFTVGFDTALNTVIEAIDKIRDTATSHERTYVIEVMGRDAGDLALWSGLADGAETILIPEQPYDMDDTVHRLVRGHKRGKKHSIIIVAEGAASGVEFGKEIQERTGFETRVTVLGHIQRGGSPTAFDRVLASRLAAHAMELLLNGKSGRLVGMLANQIVDQQIGNALQKPHHIDENMYRLSQELSI; from the coding sequence ATGCGAAATATAGGCATTTTGACAAGCGGGGGAGATTCACCCGGGATGAACGCAGCCATCCGGGCAGTTGTACGGAAAGCGATCTACCATGATGTACGGGCGTGGGGAATCAATTACGGGTTTTCCGGACTTTTGAACAATGATATCCATCCTTTGGAAATCGGCGATGTCGGGGATATTATTCATCGTGGAGGGACGATGCTTTATACGGCAAGGTGTGAGGAGTTTAAGACAAAAGAAGGGCAGGAAAAAGCAGTCCGGCATCTACGGGACGCTGGAATGGATGCCCTTGTTGTGATTGGCGGGGATGGTTCATTTCAAGGAGCCCAAGTGCTGAACGACTTAGGTTTTCCGACCATTGGCGTGCCCGCTACCATCGATAATGACGTTCCCGGCACTGATTTTACAGTCGGATTTGACACTGCTTTAAATACGGTTATCGAAGCGATTGATAAAATACGCGATACGGCCACCTCCCATGAAAGAACCTATGTGATTGAAGTGATGGGCCGTGACGCAGGAGACTTGGCGCTTTGGTCCGGGTTAGCCGATGGGGCGGAAACGATCCTCATTCCCGAGCAGCCTTATGATATGGACGACACGGTCCATCGTCTTGTAAGAGGGCATAAGCGGGGCAAGAAACATAGCATTATTATTGTGGCTGAAGGTGCCGCGAGCGGGGTAGAATTTGGCAAAGAAATTCAGGAGCGCACCGGTTTCGAAACTCGAGTCACGGTGCTCGGCCATATTCAACGCGGGGGTTCGCCGACCGCTTTTGACCGTGTCCTCGCAAGTCGACTCGCCGCGCACGCCATGGAGCTATTACTCAATGGAAAATCCGGTCGATTGGTGGGGATGCTGGCGAACCAAATCGTTGATCAACAGATTGGCAACGCGCTACAAAAACCCCATCACATTGATGAGAATATGTACCGGTTATCCCAGGAACTGTCTATTTAG
- a CDS encoding FxsA family protein, producing the protein MARVFVFLLLAIPIIEIIAIWLVGRAIGFLPTLFLLLLTSVIGVWLARREGRQTWQVLQLQIQNRQTPTGIALDGICILFGGFLLVAPGFLTDLLGFMLILPFTRTYIKGFVRYFFNKVLINRNFMVIRRW; encoded by the coding sequence TTGGCGAGGGTTTTCGTCTTTCTGTTACTCGCGATCCCGATTATTGAAATTATTGCCATCTGGTTAGTCGGAAGAGCAATTGGTTTTTTGCCGACATTGTTCCTCCTGCTCCTTACTAGTGTTATTGGTGTATGGCTGGCGCGAAGAGAAGGTAGGCAAACGTGGCAAGTCTTGCAACTGCAAATCCAGAATCGGCAAACCCCGACCGGCATTGCGCTGGATGGCATTTGCATCCTTTTTGGCGGATTTTTGCTTGTCGCCCCCGGTTTTCTCACCGACCTTCTAGGTTTCATGCTCATCCTACCGTTTACGCGAACGTATATCAAAGGCTTCGTCCGATATTTTTTCAATAAAGTGTTGATTAACCGAAACTTCATGGTTATCCGGCGTTGGTGA